Genomic DNA from Rana temporaria chromosome 1, aRanTem1.1, whole genome shotgun sequence:
aagtggtctggctggtggtttccctggggaggtcgactgagggtccgccctgctttcctctctccccttcctctccctccttcccctgactgggtagtggctgtgaaggggggcctcctgggttttctttgttaccaccggggcccgtgtgttagggggactgtgttgttactctggggggtgctgctgtgtgctgctgtgttctatgaggtaatttttacctcagacagcggccgtcttggaaatctccttggtaacgctgtgattcttttctgaggtaacagacaaagcagtcagggctgctgtgttctatgaggtaatttttacctcagacagcggccgtcttggaaatctccttggtaacgctgtgattcttttctgaggtaacaaagcagtcagtgctgctgtgttctatgaggtaatttttacctcagacagcggccgtcttggaaatctccttggtaacgatgtgattcttccctgagatgactcggcacagcctctggtcagttttagtgctgttacagttttagtgctgtgaatcttccatgaggtgaatacacatcacagtcagcacatcagagcacacctgaggtttttcagctccctctgcagctgggtggggtggtgaataccgggggccccccatgctctgcaatagcagcaaggaggtgaccagtggggtttttttgtcctgccttgcagggtgggtgactcagcgctgacactatggaactcaagctatgcctgagttaacccttaccgcccctccccctgccacatctgttatgttggctgtcctgggtttcttgccaggtttgaagcagctagtgcccggatggggggtaaaaaagcgccccctccctgaagcctgcttctggggatgacacagaatcgctgtttttttctggttctgttatgtcagaggctgcgggtgttaacccttatggatagtgaggatgactctgctgcagtcagttgctggcaagaatttgttggagctcttgtttctgcggtgcgtgaggctctaaaaattgaggatgtggcagagacacctccgtgtcagtaccagcagactaccacgcatcgctgaagtgtttccttgtgttccttatttggactatatgttatacaaggaatgggatgcaccgcaaaaagtttgtcaaaaaactttgcaacccgttacccccttgaggggggctttaaaaaaaaaaaaaaaaaaaagtaggtctctcctccgccagtggacccccctgtgtccagactgcgcaaggccaccacattgcctgtggaaggggctcctgcatttcaggatcccgctgataggagagtggaggccgtggcccgctccctattcacggtggtgggttcggcggtgaggccggctctggccggggccctggcaggccccgactaaaagggcgaagctcctgctgcaggagctggaagaaggacctctaaggtggccttggtgatcaccgttaagggtgaacggtccttttgggtcttccctgactggcatcattgaggatgccacaggtggtaagcgcatgctgttcccacggtttgggaagggctagggacctcgccctgtgcatggaccctccttgcctacctccgagcgttttttcgctcgccctgtgcggtgggggtaggtctacatggtgcttgaatccccgctgcggggtagcagcgcaccggataccgcatgcctaacaagtctgcggacatacctgcttccgcctgaaggtctgctcccgcccgtgtctcgggtgggagactggcttcgcattgcgaagtgttttccttggggtacaagattgagtttctctcttgtctgccaaacaggttttttccctccggcttctggcctcctccggttcgccggttgactccgtcaggggctgtccaggatcttctggtcaggggagtgattgtgccagttccctcgttggaacggtctctgggttttactccattctgtttgtgtccccatggaggatggggcccggtcgatcctgggcctcaagtccctcgttttgttttgccaggtttttctggcatccttggatgtcatgaacgtgtacctgcatatcctcaaaccaccagagattctgtgctttgcggtcgggggggaccattttcaatggtgtccttcccattcggcgggttttcgccaaggtgctcgtaccgatactggcccggctgtgacagcgggggtttgttatcatgggatgtctggacgacattctcctacgagcttcttcgagctctgcattggtggagccgtgtctatcacgtgtcaggctctccgagtgttcggctggtttctggattgtcctgaaatcagggttgattccgtctcagggatacctgagactggtcctggattcctccggggcgggagtgtttttctcctagcggaaaaacttcagactctgctatctgctgtgcagcagttgccgacccagaagcggtcatctctgcgattctgcaggaaggttctgggtcagttggtagcctctttcgaggcggttccgtatgcccaattccacgccagggtactacggagggaactgctgtcacgatgggactagcttccgtcatctctggattaccagattcagttgagtcatctgatcatgtctcccctggtatggtggctggcgtttccggtgcttcgggccggaaagtcatttttctgcaggccactggacagtggtcacgacggatgccagcctctccggttggggaggggcgcttggggcacccagtcagcccaggggcactggactcaggtggagtcctgcctactgatcaacgttctggagctccgagcaatcaagctttgccttaccaggtggtccctggatctacagggccgaccggtcaggatcctgtccgataacaccacgtccgtggcgcaggttgatcatcagggaggcacacggagttctgttgcagcgacgggggtcgcgcgcatcctttcggtgggccgaagggtccgttccggctctatcggccgggtaaaTTCGGGGAATACgaaattggctagccgactacctaagtcgcactgcactgggccaaggagagtggtctctccacccgcaggtgtttcggggtctgtgccgaaagtggggcactccggacgtggaccttctagcgtcccgtctctatatcggtaggtgccacggttcgtggccaggtttaaggacccgtgggcggacgcgtcaggcgcgttggtggctccttggggtcgctgtcgcctactttacaccttccctcctcggaagcttcttcctcgcctgctgcgcagagtagaagctgtagggattctatcggtcctgattgccccagattggccgcgtcgcttctggtacgcggaccaggtgcgtctgctggcagacgccccctagcgtcttcccctgggaattgattttctgttacagggtccaatcttccaccctgtttcacagccaccggccttagcggcgtggctgttgagagccaggggcttaaggaccgaggcctattgggctcggtggtctctaccgtgctgcctgcacggaggtctacctcacgtaggttttttcctcatacatggaaggcctacttctctgtgtgtggggagatgaactggcactctcgtacatgcgttgtgtacaggattctgctgtctttgcagcagggagtggttcaggctctcgccttacgtacggttaggagccagatttctgctctggctgttttttacttgcagcgacccttggcatagcactcctgggtgcgtgcgttgggtcagggggtctggcaggtggcccctccggtgcgccctccattacccccatgggacttgaatttagtcttttcagtgcttcgggatgctccctttgaggacattcgggaggttttttgttttattgtcacaaaaggtgattttatttctggtagcaattacctcgatcagacgggtgtctgtctgttctggtggccttgtcttgcaaggctccctgcttggtcatccgtaaggatgaggtggtgctgcggccgcagccgtttttctccctaaggtcgtttcggcttttcacttggatgtggacattgttcttccatccttgtgtcctcagccgaagaacccgaaggaggccactttacattctttggatgtggttcgggcccttcgagtttacttgtcggcgacagctccgttccggatgtcggactcgctgttcgtgtctgtgtccggtcccagtaagggcctggcagttttgtcggccaccatttccaggtggatccgacggattgtgcttcaggcctacgccctgaaggggcgggcgcctccctttcgggtcacggcgcattcgaccagggcgatcgggggcctcttgggcttccgacaccaagcctctgtgttactggtgtgtaaggctgcgacctggtcgtcggtccacgctttttcaaagttttatatggtggatgtgagtgcatcttcggatgcctccattggccgcagggtgttacaggcggcagtttaaggttggagttcctccgttgagtaactccggtttttgtttggggtgtaacctgtttttgctgttatttttcccacccctcgaatttttttgacactgcttggggacgtccctaaggtcaatgaaggctgtgtccgtctatgaacgaaagagaaaaaaggatttttgtactcaccgtaaaatccatttctctgagttcatagacggacacagcacccacccctcctttgtttgtactgcttgttacgaactgaggctgctaaagcagggtgtgggttatgcctgggggagccacgccccctgggaggagcagcatgaaggaaagtttttaacaccttaagtgctgtagaattctgcctaaatctcctggtaggaagaagcataaccctaaggtcaatgaaggctgtgtccgtctatgaactcggagaaatggattttacggtgagtacaaaaatccttttatttgcAGGTGTGGCATGGATATCCTTATGAAAGGTATCTTTTCTAAGAGCCACCGGTTTCTGAAGGGGCAATCAGGTTGCAAATTGTGTGCAAGGAAATATCTGTTAGCGAGTAACTGAAGAGTGTCAGAGTTCACGGTATGAGTGAGAGGGTCAGGATGGCAGCCAGAGAAGAAGCATTTCCATTTACAGTATATCCATTGTGTAAATCTCATCCATTTTGTTTTCTGAATTTCAGGATCCTCATGGATACTTTACCAATCTAAAAGTCGACCAGCTCCTACGGGTGTTTCCGTATGTTGACCAGCAAGAATGCGGTTCACTGTGAGGAAGGTGCTGTTAGTGATCTCCTTCATTGTATTGGCAGCGTTGGCTGCACACCTTGGCCAACAGATGTTAGAATGCCAGCAAATTCTCGATGAAGGCTATGGCAGGAAAAATCATGGCGTTATGAAGCCAGAGAGTGAAGAATTAGTTATGATGGATGCCCAGAACATAGAATACAGATACAGTAAAGACATGCCACTTATATTTATTGGCGGAGTGCCACGAAGTGGTACAACTTTAATGAGAGCAATGCTGGACGCTCACCCCGATGTCCGATGTGGAGAAGAAACGCGTATTATTCCACGGATTTTAGCAATGCGCCAAGCGTGGTCGAAATCCGGCAGTGAAAAGATGCGCCTTGATGAAGCTGGTGTTACAGACCAGGTCATGGATGCTGCTGTACAGGCATTTATACTAGAAATAATAGCCAAACATGGAGAACCTGCAAAACTTTTATGTAACAAAGATCCTTTCACTTTGAAATCGTCAGTTTATCTCTCCAAACTCTTCCCGAATTCCAAGTTTCTGTTAATGATAAGGGATGGACGTGCCTCTGTACATTCCATGATCACTAGAAGGATAACTATAGCTGGCTTCGATTTAAACAGTTATAGAGACTGCCTCACCAAGTGGAACAAAGCGATAGAGATTATGTACGCACAGTGCTTAGAAATTGGGGTGCGAAAGTGCCTTCCTGTTTATTATGAACAGTTAGTCTTGCACCCCAAGCAGACGATGCAAGCAATTATAGAATTTCTGAGCATACCCTGGGATGATGCCGTGCTGCATCACGAGGAATTGATCGGGAAACCTGGAGGAGTGTCTCTCTCAAAGTCAGTACTGCTCTTCATTCCatatttgtgttttgttttagaAAGTCCAGTAGGCATGACTATCTGTTACCTATATCTAGCCTTTATTTTCTTGGCTTTTCTTCAAACTAGATTGTCCCATGTTTTGCTGAGATGTGTGTTTGAATGCTCAGTACATTAGAAGTGTCATAATGTCTCAAGCTGCTGCTGTCCAAGGTGTCCAACATAAAAGATTTAGTCCAATTACGTGATCACATTCCGGTCACTAGCGGAGCCAGTCTAATATGGAAAGCTTTATAAGCAGGTGGGCTATTTATTGTAGAAGAGAGTTGAACTTTCAGCACAGTTTACATTTCTGTCATGGTGCCAGGATGACTGAATTCTTGTGCATACTTGGGAGTTACGTCATCCCGGGGCAGCCAATTAAGAACTGTCACCAAGAAGAGGGTAGGAGAAAATGCCGGCAAGGGACCAAGTGGGCGTCGGACAGTTGGGATGTAAGTATTGTGGACATTAGTTTTGCAGTCCTAGCAGGCCACAGAAATTAGTATAGTTCCCATATGACTGAATATACTATTGTCCTGCTGCTTTCAGTTTCATTGGATGTACCTGCCTTTCCTCTGTGTTCAGTAGGTCCTAAGGGTCACAGTAGTTCTCCCTGATTGCACTGGAGAGCCTGGTAAATGCGGCAGGCTGACACAAATAATACTAAAATCCTGGCTGCAGCCAGGATCCTGGTATCACTGCTTGCTGACTAGGATATTTATATACATACGGCAGTCAGTAAGCAGTTAAAGAACCAATTTAAAATATCAAATCTGCAGTAAGCACTGCTAAATAGGTGCAATATAAATTGTGATGCAACATTTATGGGCCCATTCACTACAGGAAATGCATGTGACTTGCACGGATCGTTCTGtgtgttcctgtgcgattcacatgcagttctggGCAGTGCATTTTCAgcccatttattttgaatgggctgaaattgcactgcacataaagtagtgcatgcactatgtTTGGAAACACACTGCAACAAGATCACATGATAcatttgtaccatgtgatctggtgccggtgacttgtcctgaatgttccactatgggggaagttcctgcactgactgcgcaggcgcaaacttcccgacggaaatccccgaacctcgcccggcatccaggctcattctttaacatccccgtggattggaggatgttaaaaaaagagccaggaggccgagcgagcgaagcgagccgtccgagcgcagcgaggccgactggccactttcctctaagtccacgtcgccctggatgccggccgccgttcggggatttccgtcagcaagtttgcacctgcgcagtgcttgaaggaactttcccgatggctggaaccatctctgcacctcagttcgcgcatgcgctggaacttccatgatacatggaaccagcacggcagatcaccggcaaatGCACTGCGTTTGCGACCTGCATTTTAGGGTGTTGTTAATTTTGCCCTGATACCCATTGCAGACTGCACAGAAGGTGGCTTTCCCACAGGCCTCTCTAGTGTGAATGGGCCTTTAAAGTCAATTtgcgtaaaaaacaaaacaaacaatttttagGCAGTTTAGGAATGTACAAACGAACAATGAAAAAGAACATGCTTGCCAGTAAGATATACAAAGTATCATTGTGGTTTTCATAGTTTCACAATAAGCTTGTGTTCCATCATTCACAAAACAATCTTCCTCTGGTGCTTAGCCTGTGAAAATGTAAAGACACACTATTTACATGCTAAATATCACAAAACATACATATTTAACACATTTGATAACTAAGGCATGTTTTTTAGTGAGTGGACTACTTATCAAATATGTGCCTCATGAGTTCTTttaacggggttgtaaaggtttgttttttattttctaaataggttcctttaagctagtgcattgttggttcacttaccttttccttccatttcccttctaaatgttttttttctttgtctgaatttctcactacctgttcctcctcagtaagctgttctgactggctgactaaccaccgctcggatgatggtgaaaagtttactgaggagaaacataaAATTGCAATGGGTGACAGCGCTCAGGATGTCTGCATAGAAGATCATgggtaaaatatatatacaaataaaaggGAGAGGGCTACAAACACAAAATTGTGTATATAGTGAATAAGCAGTCCAAGAGACAAGTATTCCAGTCCATATAATGTACGATATAGTTAATGTGAGTGGCTCTTCAAGGCCAATAGGGATAACTGACAGGTACTCAGGGCAGCTCTTCTCAGGAGCGAAGCCAGCTCAGGATatacatagagaaaaaaaaaaaaaaaaaacgcgcctCTGAGTGATCTGTTTTAATGAAGTAACAAATTAGTATATCCAACACTTAGAGcccgttcacactggggcgacctgggatacGACTTtgagtcgccccaagtcgcgcggtcgagaaaatgaatggaagtgaatgggagccgtcttaatgtacactactgaagtcgctccaacttcagaaaaggttcctgtactacttcaatccgacttttaggcaacttgtacccattgatttcaatggaagtctcctcagaagtcggatcactgtcttaaccacttcagccccggaccatattgctgctcaatgaccgggcccctttttgcgattcggcactgcgacgctttaactgacaattgcgcggtcgtgcgacgtggttcccaaacataattggcgtccttttttccccacaaatagagctttcttttggtggtatttgatcacctctgcggtttttcttttttgagctataaacaaaaatagagcgacaattttgaaacacgTTGTGGTTCTCTGTTCTTTTCCGGTCCAgctgaaattcagacaaaaaaaaaaaaaaacatttagaagggaaatcgatatatatatatatatatatatatatatatatatatatatatatatatatatatatatatatatatatatatatatatatatatatatatatatatatatatatatatgtgtgtgtgtgtacagttatgctcataagtttacataccctggaagcatttatgatttcttgcccatttttcagagaatacaaatgataaaacaaaaacatttcttacactcgtggttagtgtttggctgaagccatttattatctgtCAACTgtgtttaatcttttttttaaatcatgatggctaaaaaaactacccaaatgacactgcgtggtgagcgtgcatacaggccataGCGGCTGAGGGCATTActtattttctttgaaacaattgtacctactaattccaggtctttatgaagctctccacaagtggtccttggatCTTGGACACAACTcttctgatcatttttttttgtttattttttttactgcactgtCAAATCTTGTGAGGAGCAATTGGTCGTGGCCAGTTTATGATgaaatgttctttccacttccggattatggccccaacagtgctcactggaacattcagaagtttggaAATCCTTGTGTAACCAATGCCATTAGTGTGTTTTGCAAAGGTCTCGAGAAAGCTCTTTTTGCTTTTACTCATCATaggatgtttcttgtgtgactctCTGATAATGAGACGCCCTTTTTATAGGCCGTCAGTttagactgaaccagctgatattaatttgaactgacaaggggcaggattgctttctaattactgatagatttcagctgatgtcttggctttccatgcctttttgcacctcactttctttgTGTTCAAAACTTTattctgtgtcattccattttattatacAACTtaatttctggacttgtttttgtttctttgtatgtatgggttgccactgacatgtggtgaaaatttcatgtcagtAGCACCTTTAGAAAAATAGTGACGTGTTCAATTCTTATTTTATCCGCTGTATATGTTATTCCTACAGAATATGAGTATATTCTATTGTTTCCTAAATAAGCCTGCATTATAATTCTCAGAACTGTTTACATTGTATTTAACATGTTTAAAAATAATAGTTTTGACCAAAGGAAATGGAAACCTCCTGTCTCTTTGCACTTCTTTCCAGTCATTTAATAGATGGCTCTGTATTTTCAGAACTGAAAAGTCAACGGACCAAGTAATGAAGCCTGTGAACCTCGAAGCCCTGTCTAAGTGGGTTGGGAAACTTCCTACAGACATTGTAGAGGACATGCCTCGTATTGCCCCAATGCTTGCCAGAC
This window encodes:
- the TPST2 gene encoding protein-tyrosine sulfotransferase 2, translated to MRFTVRKVLLVISFIVLAALAAHLGQQMLECQQILDEGYGRKNHGVMKPESEELVMMDAQNIEYRYSKDMPLIFIGGVPRSGTTLMRAMLDAHPDVRCGEETRIIPRILAMRQAWSKSGSEKMRLDEAGVTDQVMDAAVQAFILEIIAKHGEPAKLLCNKDPFTLKSSVYLSKLFPNSKFLLMIRDGRASVHSMITRRITIAGFDLNSYRDCLTKWNKAIEIMYAQCLEIGVRKCLPVYYEQLVLHPKQTMQAIIEFLSIPWDDAVLHHEELIGKPGGVSLSKTEKSTDQVMKPVNLEALSKWVGKLPTDIVEDMPRIAPMLARLGYDPYANPPRYGSPDAIVVNNTHRILKGDFKTPSSLKGYIQVHQNNSSHW